From Cannabis sativa cultivar Pink pepper isolate KNU-18-1 chromosome 8, ASM2916894v1, whole genome shotgun sequence, a single genomic window includes:
- the LOC115700061 gene encoding uncharacterized mitochondrial protein AtMg00810-like, producing MQMGLFKETQKLTLPYFSNGIIILVLIYDDDINLIGNNNANLNKFIEKLEKLEKLFTQKDLGALHFFLGIEVARKEACLYLTQTKYIEDLLENKNMQHLKPFPTLIATNKSLSLTDGKLIKNPTNYKSLIGALQYLNHTRPDISYAVNTLSQFFKSPTTSHWNTVKRILRYLQGTSTQGLHLSCYDKLNLVGFSDANWASNVNDRRSVCSYCVYHGESLVSWSSKKQAVVSRSSIKTEYRALARVSAEITWLESLLNEIKFHLLALPITWCDNISASALALNLDYHGRTKHIEIDIHFVRDKVLNKALEVKFIPSADQIADCMTKTLSHSRFHYLIAKLGVKNSPPGLRSGVKKND from the exons ATGCAGATGGGTCTTTTCAAAG AAACTCAAAAGCTAACACTTCCTTATTTCAGTAATGGCATTATTATCCTTGTTTTGATCTATGATGATGACATTAATCTCATTGGGAACAATAATGCCAATCTGAACAAGTTTATTGAGAAGCTTGAGAAGCTTGAGAAGCTCTTCACTCAGAAAGATCTTGGAGCATTGCATTTCTTTCTTGGCATTGAAGTTGCTAGAAAAGAAGCATGTCTTTACCTTACTCAGACAAAATATATTGAGGATCTGctggaaaataaaaatatgcagCATTTGAAACCCTTCCCTACACTTATAGCTACAAACAAGTCTTTATCTCTCACAGATGGCAAACTGATAAAGAATCCAACTAACTACAAAAGCCTCATTGGAGCATTGCAATACCTGAATCACACCAGACCTGACATCAGTTACGCTGTAAACACTCTAAGTCAGTTTTTTAAATCTCCCACAACATCACACTGGAATACAGTCAAAAGAATCTTGAGATACCTCCAAGGAACCAGTACACAAGGCCTACATCTCAGCTGCTATGACAAACTTAATCTTGTTGGTTTTTCTGATGCAAACTGGGCTAGCAATGTTAATGACAGAAGATCTGTTTGTTCATACTGTGTCTATCATGGAGAGTCCTTAGTGTCCTGGTCTTCTAAGAAGCAGGCAGTTGTGTCAAGATCTAGCATAAAGACTGAATACAGAGCTCTTGCTCGTGTCAGTGCTGAAATAACTTGGCTTGAGTCATTACTCAATGAAATCAAATTTCATCTTCTTGCTCTTCCCATAACTTGGTGTGATAATATAAGTGCAAGTGCCTTAGCCTTAAATCTAGATTATCATGGTCGCACCAAACACATAGAGATTGACATACACTTTGTGAGAGATAAAGTGTTGAACAAGGCATTAGAAGTCAAATTTATTCCGTCAGCAGATCAAATAGCAGATTGCATGACTAAAACACTTTCACACTCAAGGTTCCACTACTTGATTGCCAAACTCGGAGTGAAGAATTCACCCCCTGGTTTGAGGAGTGGTGTTAAGAAAAATGATTAG
- the LOC115698543 gene encoding protein PHYTOCHROME KINASE SUBSTRATE 1: MVTLTSTRNIEASFPPYLITNHEKLGRRKEDDEEIGVFGAEKYFNGVINEDASSRISSISSVRSYDINHHHKNNGDHRQIHQRVPDIEQIQSKIHPSTPSVRSESSWNSRSMLLQNSEKKLNSSRSKSSKMNRMKFLASLGCSCSDKDSVDTKDAGEISFNNNNNHPSYENAIRKPNLVSSIRPSMDLADAINQMNRTPAKIEKARSCDFPCQEGSSSFRSTKSPSGLLTNAPPMIKSPFLGRAEINLSKSPEVFGSSSSLTVLEKGNKTMSFDRRLTMMSWDHTMPQQDEIVFPTGGITHHDSGSDASSDLFEIDSMTGKTNPFRARRLSDDTASSCMTPTHGYAPSEASIQWSVVTASAADYSAMSDCEETTTVRPHTTSRKVLSAKARILDAEIMHRRRSSTSTLLGCKNHKAVNVARDAYIGSPKMMNYEAGRMPFKSDSPTKFQSEVNTNFTDFNSRVGHHSFSTRSPIPRLHSPRNSHLLHIQ, encoded by the coding sequence ATGGTGACATTAACATCTACTCGCAACATCGAAGCCTCATTTCCTCCATACTTAATAACCAACCACGAGAAATTGGGAAGAAGGAAAGAAGATGACGAGGAAATTGGAGTTTTTGGAGCTGAAAAATACTTCAATGGAGTAATCAACGAAGACGCCAGTTCTAGAATTTCAAGTATTAGCTCTGTAAGAAGCTATGATATTAACCACCATCATAAGAATAATGGTGACCATCGTCAAATTCATCAGCGAGTGCCTGATATTGAgcaaattcaatcaaaaattcATCCCTCAACTCCTAGCGTTCGTTCCGAATCGAGCTGGAATAGTCGAAGCATGTTACTACAAAATAGTGAAAAAAAGTTAAACTCTTCAAGGAGTAAATCTAGTAAGATGAATAGAATGAAGTTTCTTGCTAGTTTAGGGTGTTCTTGCTCTGATAAAGACTCTGTTGATACTAAAGATGCTGGTGAAATAAGctttaataataacaataatcatCCCAGTTATGAAAATGCCATTCGAAAACCCAACTTGGTTTCATCTATTAGACCAAGTATGGACCTTGCTGACGCAATTAATCAAATGAACAGAACACCTGCCAAAATTGAAAAAGCAAGATCTTGTGATTTTCCTTGCCAAGAAGGTTCTTCTAGCTTTCGAAGTACAAAATCTCCATCTGGATTACTTACGAATGCTCCTCCAATGATCAAGAGTCCATTTCTGGGCAGAGCTGAGATTAATCTCTCTAAGTCGCCTGAGGTTTTTGGATCTTCTTCTTCCCTGACAGTCTTGGAGAAAGGCAACAAGACTATGAGCTTTGATCGGAGGCTGACGATGATGTCTTGGGACCACACTATGCCTCAACAGGATGAAATTGTCTTTCCCACTGGTGGAATAACACACCACGATTCTGGTAGCGATGCCAGCTCAGACCTTTTCGAGATAGACAGTATGACGGGTAAGACTAACCCTTTTCGAGCTCGGAGGTTGTCGGACGATACTGCCTCCAGCTGCATGACCCCAACACATGGTTATGCGCCCAGCGAGGCTAGCATTCAGTGGAGCGTTGTAACGGCCAGTGCAGCAGACTACTCTGCTATGTCAGATTGTGAAGAAACGACAACAGTCAGACCTCATACGACATCGAGAAAGGTCTTGTCTGCCAAAGCAAGAATCTTGGACGCGGAGATTATGCATAGACGACGTTCTAGCACTAGTACTCTTTTAGGATGCAAGAATCATAAAGCTGTAAATGTCGCTCGAGATGCTTACATTGGCAGTCCAAAGATGATGAATTACGAAGCTGGTCGTATGCCTTTCAAGTCAGATTCTCCGACAAAGTTTCAATCTGAGGTTAATACTAATTTCACGGACTTCAACTCTAGAGTTGGCCATCATTCTTTTTCCACTCGCTCACCCATCCCTCGTTTACACTCGCCCCGTAATTCACATCTTTTACACATTCAGTAA